The window TCGTCGCCGGCACGGGCACCAGCAAGTGGAACGGCCCGAGCCCGCTCACCATCGACACCACCGCCTCCGGGGGCACCTACTCCCTGCGCGACCCGAACCGCACCGGGCTGAGCTGCGCCGACTACAGCACCGGCACCGTCTTCTCGAAGTCCTCCGACTCCTGGGGCAGCACCAGCGCCACCTCCAAGGAGACCGGCTGTACCGACCTCATGTTCGCCGCCCAGAAGCAGTGGGACATGCTCGGCCAGTGGCTCGGCCGCAACGGCGTCAGCGGGAACGGCCGCAGCTTCCCCGGCAAGGTCGGCCTGAGCGACCTCAACGCCTACTGGGACGGCAGCTCCGTCACCATCGGCCGCAACACCGCCAACGAGTGGATCGCCGGCGTGGACGTGGTCGCCCACGAGTACGGGCACGCCATCGACTCCAACACCCCGGGCGGCACCAGCGGCCAGGAGGCCGGACTCGGCGAGGGCACCGGTGACATCTTCGGCGCGCTCACCGAGGCGTACATCAACGAGCCGTCCCCGTACGACACCCCGGACTACACCGTCGGCGAGATGATCAACCTCCAGGGACGCGGACCGATCCGGAACATGTACAACCCGCCGGCCGTCAACAACGACCCGGCCTGCTACAGCTCCGCGATCCCCGGCACCGAGGTGCACGCGGCGGCCGGCCCGCTCAACCACTGGTTCTACCTGCTCGCCGAGGGCACCAGCCCGGGCGGCGGCAAGCCCAACAGCAGCACCTGCAACTCCAGCACCCTGACCGGCGTCGGCGTCCAGAACGCCGGCAAGATCTTCTACGGCGGCATGCTGCTCAAGACCAGCAGCATGTCCTACAAGAAGTACCGGACGGCGACCCTCGGCGCGGCCAAGTCGCTCGACCCGACCACCTGCAACCTGTTCAACAAGACCAAGGCCGCCTGGGACGCCATCAGCGTGCCCGCCCAGAGCGCCGACCCGACCTGCACCCCGAGCGGACAGAACGACGACTTCTCGCTCGCCCTCAACCCGGCCGCGGGCACCGTCCAGCAGGGCGGCTCCGTGACCACCTCGGTGGCCACCAACACCACCACCGGATCGGCCCAGCAGGTCACCCTCAGCGCCACCGGCCTGCCCGCCGGCGTCACGGCCACCTTCAACCCGGCCACCGTGCAGTCCGGCCAGTCCTCGACACTGACCCTCTCCGCCAACTCCAGCGCGGCCCCCGGCGCCTCCACCGTCGTGGTCAAGGGCCAGGGCCCGAGCCTCGCGCACACCGTCGACTACACGCTCAACGTCGGCGGCACCCAGCCCGGCAACGACCCGCCGAACATCAGCGTCGCCAACGTCCAGGCGCACCTGACCCAGTTCAACACCATCGCCTCGCAGAACGGCGGCAACCGCCGTGCCGGCAGTGCCGGTTACACCCAGTCCCTGGCCTACGTGAAGGGCAAGCTCCAGGCCGCCGGCTTCACCGTCACCGAGCAGAACTGCACCTCCTGCACCTACCCGTCCAACAACCTGATCGCCGACTGGCCCGGCGGCCCCGCCGACCAGACCGTCATGTTCGGCGCCCACCTCGACGGCGTCTCCGCAGGCCCCGGCATCAACGACAACGGCTCCGGCTCCGCCACCCTGCTGGAGAACGCACTGGTCCTCGCCCAGAAGAACCCCACCATGACCAAGCACGTCCGCTTCGCCTGGTGGACCGACGAGGAACAGGGCCTGAACGGCTCGGAGTTCTACGTGGGCCGGCTCAGCAGCGCCGAGCGCACCGCCATCAAGGCCTACTACAACTTCGACATGGTGGGCTCCACCAACGGCGGCTACTTCATCAACAACGTCAACTCCGCCGCGGCCGCCCCCCTCAAGGCCTACTGGACCTCGCTGAACCTCGCCCCCGAGGAGAACGTCGAGGGCCAGGGCCGCAGCGACGACTACTCCTTCCAGCAGGGCGGGATCCCCACCTCCGGCTACGCGGCAGGCGCCAGCGCCCGCAAGACCTCCGCCCAGGCCACCAAGTGGGGCGGCACCGCGAACTCCGCGTACGACTCCTGCTACCACAGCGCCTGTGACACCACCAACAACATCAGCGCCACGGTCCTCGACCGCAGCGCCGACGGCGTCGCCTACGCGATCTGGAAGCAGGCCGTGGGCGGCGAGACCCCCGCGCAGGACTTCTCCCTCGCCACCTCCCCGGCGGCCGGCTCCGCCAACCCGGGCGGCAGCGTCACCTCCACCGTCAACACCACCACCGTCAGCGGCGCGGCACAGACCGTCGCCCTGTCCGTCTCCGGCGCGCCCTCCGGCGTCAGCGCCACCCTCAGCCCGACCTCCGTCCAGTCCGGCCAGTCCTCGACGCTCTCCGTACAGGTCGGCGCGGGCACCGCGCAGGGCACGTACACGCTGACCGTCACCGGTACCGGCACCACCAGTCACAGCACCACCTACACCCTGACCGTCGGGGGCGGCGGCGGCACCTGCACCCCGCGCCAGGTCGTGGTCAACGGCGGCTTCGAGAACGGCTCCAGCCCCTGGACCGCCTCCTCGGGCGTCATCACCAACCAGGCCGGCCAGACCCCGCACGGCGGCTCGTACAAGGCATGGCTGAACGGCTGGGGCACCAGCCGCACGGACAGCGCCTCGCAGTCGCTGACCATCCCGGCGGGCTGCTCCGTCCACCAACTGTCCTTCTACCTGCACATCGACACCGACGAGAACGAGAACGTCGTCTACGACACCTTCAAGGTCTCGGTGGGCGGCCAGACACTGGAGACGCTGTCCAACGTGAACGCGAACTCCGGCTACGCACTGAAGACCTACGACGTCTCCCGGTTCGCCGGCCAGACCGTCACCCTGCAGTTCCAGGGGGCCGAGGACCAGTCCCTCCAGACCTCCTTCGTGGTGGACGACGTCACCCTCCAGGTGAGCTGACGCCCGCCCGGGCACCCGCCCCGGAGCGGCACGCCCCCGGCCGACCGGCCGGGGCGCGTGCCGCTCCGCGGCGTTCGCGCCGCAGCGCGGGAGGAACGCGCGCGGTGTAAGCAGGAGACATGGACCCTCGGCCGCCGCCCCCGCGCACCCGCCGGCACGGGGAACCGCGCCTCGCGCTCCTGGCGGTCCCGTTCGCCCTGATCGCGGTCGTCACCCTGGTGGACGTACTGGCACCCCCCGAGGTCCATCTCGGCCCCTTCCTCGTCGCCGCCCCGGCGCTCACGGCCTCCTTCGCCGGGCCCCGGACGACCGGCATCGTGGGCGCGGTGGCCGTGCTCGCCCAGGTGGTGGTCGCGGTCAGCCGGACCACCCTCACGGACCTCAACCACACCTTCCAGATCATCGCCCTGATCCTGATCTCGGCCTTCGTGACCTTCTTCGCCCACTTGCGTGAGGTCCACGAGGCGCAGCTCACGCAGTTGCGTTCGGTCGCAGAGGCCGCCCAACAGGTCGTCCTGCGACCCCTGCGCGAACGGATGGGGCCCCTGCGGGTGGCGTCCGTCTACCTGGCCGCCGAGGCCGAGGCCCTGATCGGCGGCGACCTGTACGCGGCCGCCCGCACCGCCCACGGCACCCGCCTGCTCATCGGGGACGTCCGGGGCAAGGGCCTGGACGCCGTCGGGGAGGCGGCCGTCGTGCTCGGCGCCTTCCGGGCCGCAGCCCACCTGGACGCCGGGCTGCCCGAGCTGGTCGCCCGACTGGACGCTGCCGTCGCCGCCGACAGGGACGAGGAGGACGGCACGCCCGGCAGGCCGGAGGGCGAGGGCTTCACCACCGCCGCCGTGGTCGACGTCCCGGACCGGGGGACGACCGTGGAGGTCGTCAGCTGCGGGCACCCGCCACCGCTGCTGCTGCGCGGCGACCGGGTCGTCGCGCTGGAGGTGGCGCACCCGGCGCCGCCGCTGGGCCTCGCGGAACTCGTGGACTTCGGATACACCGCGCAGTCCTTCGCCTTCGAACCGGGGGACGTCCTGCTGCTCTACACGGACGGCGTCATCGAGGCCCGCGACGCGTCCGGCGCCTTCTACCCGCTCCCGGACCGGGCCGCCGCCGCCCGCCCCGGCGCAGCCGGCCCGGAAGCCCTGCTGCGCCGGCTCTGCGCGGACCTGCTCCGACACTCGCCCGGCGGCCGGCTGGGCGACGACGCGGCGATGGTCGCCGTCGAACGCCTGGCCCCCCGGGCCGGCCCCGACCCGAAAGGGACGACCTAGTTCGACTCGGCCAGCACGGCCGCTATGCCCTGCGCGAGGCAGGGGACGCGGTGCGAGGGGATGCCCGCGATGTTGATCCGGCCCGAGGTGGTCCCGTAGATGGCGAATCCGCTGCGCAGCCGCAACATCTGCCGCGGGTCCAGCGGCAGCATCGAGAACATGCCCTTCTGCCGTGCGAGCACGTCCGCCTGCGCGCCCCGGCCGAGGGCCTCCAGGCCCGCGACCAGATCCCGCCGGTTGTCCGTGATCCGGCCGCGCATGGCAGTCAGCTCCGCCCGCCAGGTCGCCCGCAGTCCCTCGTCCTCCAGGATCGCCGTCACGATGGCGGCC of the Streptomyces sp. NBC_01426 genome contains:
- a CDS encoding M28 family peptidase produces the protein MASVAAMALTASLAGALAGTASATPQQQGQPTGSAARAVAAADAAVRSGLDTLVNSPQQQYDRRLVTPWVQDLYSVAYERSYRGLPVVGGDAVVLADGEGRVRALQSASTTVIDVATTPTVAARTAEATSRAELASVDKVLDRRLVVRLKDDKPVLAWETVLSGRTKTAPSKLHVFVDARTGKVVDRHDEVVAGTGTSKWNGPSPLTIDTTASGGTYSLRDPNRTGLSCADYSTGTVFSKSSDSWGSTSATSKETGCTDLMFAAQKQWDMLGQWLGRNGVSGNGRSFPGKVGLSDLNAYWDGSSVTIGRNTANEWIAGVDVVAHEYGHAIDSNTPGGTSGQEAGLGEGTGDIFGALTEAYINEPSPYDTPDYTVGEMINLQGRGPIRNMYNPPAVNNDPACYSSAIPGTEVHAAAGPLNHWFYLLAEGTSPGGGKPNSSTCNSSTLTGVGVQNAGKIFYGGMLLKTSSMSYKKYRTATLGAAKSLDPTTCNLFNKTKAAWDAISVPAQSADPTCTPSGQNDDFSLALNPAAGTVQQGGSVTTSVATNTTTGSAQQVTLSATGLPAGVTATFNPATVQSGQSSTLTLSANSSAAPGASTVVVKGQGPSLAHTVDYTLNVGGTQPGNDPPNISVANVQAHLTQFNTIASQNGGNRRAGSAGYTQSLAYVKGKLQAAGFTVTEQNCTSCTYPSNNLIADWPGGPADQTVMFGAHLDGVSAGPGINDNGSGSATLLENALVLAQKNPTMTKHVRFAWWTDEEQGLNGSEFYVGRLSSAERTAIKAYYNFDMVGSTNGGYFINNVNSAAAAPLKAYWTSLNLAPEENVEGQGRSDDYSFQQGGIPTSGYAAGASARKTSAQATKWGGTANSAYDSCYHSACDTTNNISATVLDRSADGVAYAIWKQAVGGETPAQDFSLATSPAAGSANPGGSVTSTVNTTTVSGAAQTVALSVSGAPSGVSATLSPTSVQSGQSSTLSVQVGAGTAQGTYTLTVTGTGTTSHSTTYTLTVGGGGGTCTPRQVVVNGGFENGSSPWTASSGVITNQAGQTPHGGSYKAWLNGWGTSRTDSASQSLTIPAGCSVHQLSFYLHIDTDENENVVYDTFKVSVGGQTLETLSNVNANSGYALKTYDVSRFAGQTVTLQFQGAEDQSLQTSFVVDDVTLQVS
- a CDS encoding PP2C family protein-serine/threonine phosphatase yields the protein MDPRPPPPRTRRHGEPRLALLAVPFALIAVVTLVDVLAPPEVHLGPFLVAAPALTASFAGPRTTGIVGAVAVLAQVVVAVSRTTLTDLNHTFQIIALILISAFVTFFAHLREVHEAQLTQLRSVAEAAQQVVLRPLRERMGPLRVASVYLAAEAEALIGGDLYAAARTAHGTRLLIGDVRGKGLDAVGEAAVVLGAFRAAAHLDAGLPELVARLDAAVAADRDEEDGTPGRPEGEGFTTAAVVDVPDRGTTVEVVSCGHPPPLLLRGDRVVALEVAHPAPPLGLAELVDFGYTAQSFAFEPGDVLLLYTDGVIEARDASGAFYPLPDRAAAARPGAAGPEALLRRLCADLLRHSPGGRLGDDAAMVAVERLAPRAGPDPKGTT